From the Myripristis murdjan chromosome 14, fMyrMur1.1, whole genome shotgun sequence genome, one window contains:
- the serpinf1 gene encoding pigment epithelium-derived factor: protein MKPTTFLLLLGAALSFSQAQLSDTEEAPAEEEHVELFTTPTTKMAAATSDFGYNLFRALAGRDATANVFLSPVSVSAVLTQLSLGASERAQRRLFRALRYHTLQDPQLHDTLKDLLASVRTAGKGLSTAARIYLARRLRLKQDFFSVVERQYGVRPKALMGGARDVKEINDWVKQETGGAVERFLSGSLPRGSAVNTITASHFKGKWVTRFGQSGAKGDFQLDGKAPARVPMMQEDNYPVKMGVDPDLGCTIAQIQMQDDVSMFVFLPDDVTSNMTLLEESLTAEFVQDLTSTLHPAQVSLTLPVLKFSYSTDLLPLLPDLGLSDWLAETELEKITAQPAKLSSVYHKVMMEMAPEGNQYASVATSPSNLSYRVTRPFVFLIRDEASGALLLIGRVLNPTDLRM, encoded by the exons ATGAAGCCGACGAcgttcctgctgctgcttggagCCGCACTGAGCTTCAGCCAGGCTCAGCTg TCGGACACCGAGGAGGCGCCGGCGGAGGAGGAGCACGTGGAGCTCTTCACCACGCCCACAACAAAGATGGCCGCCGCCACCTCCGACTTCGGCTACAACCTGTTCCGCGCCCTGGCGGGTCGCGACGCCACCGCCAACGTCTTCCTGTCGCCCGTCAGCGTGTCGGCCGTGCTCACGCAGCTGTCCCTGG GGGCGTCTGAGCGCGCTCAGCGGCGCCTGTTCCGGGCTCTGCGGTACCACACGCTGCAGGACCCCCAGCTGCACGACACGCTGAAGGACCTGCTGGCCTCCGTCAGGACGGCCGGGAAGGGCCTGAGCACCGCCGCCCGCATCTACCTGGCCCGCC gtctgCGTCTGAAGCAGGACTTCTTCTCTGTGGTGGAGCGGCAGTACGGCGTGCGGCCCAAGGCTCTGATGGGCGGGGCCAGAGACGTGAAGGAGATCAATGATTGGGTGAAGCAGGAGACGGGCGGGGCGGTGGAGCGCTTCCTGTCCGGCTCGCTGCCCCGCGGCTCCGctgtcaacaccatcaccgcCTCGCACTTCAAAG GGAAGTGGGTGACGCGTTTCGGTCAGAGTGGAGCGAAGGGCGACTTCCAGCTGGACGGCAAAGCACCTGCTCGCGTTCCCATGATGCAAGAGGACAACTACCCAGTGAAGATGGGGGTGGACCCGGACCTGGGCTGCACG ATTGCTCAGATCCAGATGCAGGACGACGTCAGCATGTTCGTCTTCCTCCCCGATGACGTCACCAGCAACATGACCCTGCTGGAGGAGAGCCTGACCGCCGAGTTCGTCCAGGACCTCACCTCCACGCTCCACCCCGCCCAGGTGTCCCTCACGCTGCCCGTCCTGAAGTTCAGCTACTCCACCGacctgctgccgctgctgcccGACCTGG ggctctctgattggctggctgagACGGAGCTGGAGAAGATCACGGCTCAGCCCGCCAAGCTCAGCAGCGTCTACCACAAGGTCATGATGGAGATGGCGCCCGAGGGAAACCAGTACGCCAGCGTCGCCACGTCACCCAGCAACCTGTCGTACCGCGTGACCCGCCCCTTCGTCTTCCTGATCCGGGACGAGGCGTCGGGGGCGCTGCTGCTCATCGGCAGGGTGCTCAACCCCACAGACCTGAggatgtag